A genomic region of Gossypium hirsutum isolate 1008001.06 chromosome D01, Gossypium_hirsutum_v2.1, whole genome shotgun sequence contains the following coding sequences:
- the LOC107938635 gene encoding F-box protein At4g22280 yields MAKQVKMENVDRISGLHDSILIHILSFLYAKQVIRTSILSTRWRYLFALLPNLHFDFEGDLWRRGYTSYRHIDIYSYGCLVDKMLITHNMTNIDKLRLKCRAMIDPDRFHAWISAAVHRGVKHLDLNISPGKFTTRPAVLFTCRTLVTLKLCMEFDFVLDVPKGAHFPNLKTIYLEEVNFSNDDSVKSLLSGCTSLEDLVIEKFLMSNISNFNISHHLLKRLTLLYTYQSDYGWITIDAPNLVYLEYDDELVAGYSLQNLQSLVKADIDISNSLEVDGSTFFRGICNVRSLILSDTSLELLLSCEPLPVFANLVKLKIHCSNDLRPYYGQWEKGLETLLSSLPELEKLEFNQEALISLPEKVPSCLLSKLKSIKISGITDERDCIGKAKYFLKNGRALEKLTIRTSLRYSEERKSKISKVLSASPRESKHLCIFIF; encoded by the exons ATGGCTAAGCAAGTGAAAATGGAGAATGTAGACAGGATTAGTGGTTTACATGATTCAATTTTAATTCACATTCTGTCATTCCTTTATGCAAAACAAGTCATTAGGACCTCTATTTTATCTACCCGATGGAGATATCTTTTTGCTTTACTTCCTAATCTCCACTTTGATTTCGAAGGCGATTTGTGGCGCCGGGGTTATACAAGTTACAGGCATATTGACATTTATAGCTACGGATGCCTTGTGGACAAAATGCTGATTACTCATAATATGACAAATATCGATAAACTTCGTCTCAAATGTCGAGCAATGATTGATCCTGACCGTTTTCACGCGTGGATATCTGCTGCAGTTCATCGTGGGGTTAAACATCTTGATTTAAACATCTCCCCAGGCAAGTTCACTACTCGGCCGGCTGTTCTATTTACTTGCAGGACATTGGTTACTTTGAAACTGTGTAtggaatttgattttgttttggatGTTCCCAAGGGTGCTCACTTCCCGAATCTAAAGACTATTTATCTTGAGGAAGTTAATTTTTCGAATGATGATTCAGTTAAAAGTCTATTATCCGGCTGCACCAGTCTTGAAGATTTGGTGATAGAGAAATTTCTCATGAGCAATATAAGCAACTTCAATATTTCACATCATTTGCTCAAGAGATTGACTCTACTTTACACCTATCAAAGTGACTATGGTTGGATAACGATCGATGCCCCAAATCTAGTCTACCTGGAGTACGACGACGAATTAGTAGCAGGGTATTCACTGCAGAATCTGCAATCTCTTGTCAAAGCTGATATCGATATATCCAACAGTCTTGAAGTTGATGGATCTACTTTTTTTAGAGGGATCTGTAATGTTCGTTCACTTATTCTGTCGGATACTTCTCTCGAG CTTCTTTTAAGCTGTGAACCGCTTCCTGTTTTTGCTAACTTGGTCAAATTGAAGATACATTGTTCTAATGATCTACGCCCATACTATGGTCAATGGGAAAAGGGACTTGAAACTTTACTCTCAAGTTTGCCTGAACTAGAAAAACTTGAGTTTAATCAG GAAGCTCTCATCTCTCTGCCAGAGAAAGTTCCTTCTTGCTTGTTGTCTAAACTCAAGTCCATCAAAATTTCAGGCATTACAGATGAAAGAGATTGTATTGGGAAGGCAAAGTATTTCCTAAAGAATGGTAGAGCTCTAGAGAAGTTGACTATACGTACATCATTACGCTATTCTGAAGAAAGAAAATCGAAGATATCTAAAGTGTTGTCGGCTTCACCACGGGAATCAAAGCATCTGTGCATCTTTATTTtttga
- the LOC107938636 gene encoding F-box/LRR-repeat protein At3g59200 codes for MAEQVKMEKVDRISDLHDSILTHVPSFLSTKEAIKTSVLSTRWRYLFDLLPNIDFDLEEDLCRKNIKSYSTDVIENYMCSVDRMLLFCNTTNVSKFGFKCWIKMIGSNRFNRWISAAVDRGVKHLDLSTSVLPSSTLPILTCKTLVSLKLGKYFVLNVPKDVLLPNLKILHLHSVKRLLSGCPHLEDMVTRKCDLGNIRNFHISHHLLKTLTIRYTYNSYQCWLWINAPNLTSLEYYDRLVAGYSMENLQSLTKAVIDISACKTLRADATKIFKGICDVPSLVLSDTSLQLLLRCEPLPVFENLIKLDLPCHLRFRCSNAFQKGLETLLSSLPALKNLSFIRKFSALFQRKCLLVCCINSRPSKLQTLQMKKIVLERPSIS; via the exons ATGGCTGAGCAAGTGAAAATGGAGAAGGTAGACAGGATTAGTGATTTACATGATTCAATTTTAACTCACGTTCCGTCCTTCCTTTCTACAAAAGAAGCCATTAAAACCTCCGTTTTATCTACCAGATGGAGATACCTTTTTGATTTACTTCCTAATATCGACTTCGATTTGGAGGAGGATTTGTGCCGCAAGAATATTAAAAGTTACAGTACTGATGTTATTGAGAACTATATGTGTTCCGTCGACAGAATGTTGTTATTTTGCAATACAACAAATGTCAGTAAATTTGGTTTCAAATGCTGGATAAAAATGATTGGTTCTAATCGTTTCAACAGGTGGATATCTGCTGCAGTTGATCGCGGAGTTAAACATCTTGATTTAAGCACCTCTGTTCTCCCGTCAAGTACTTTGCCTATACTTACTTGCAAGACATTGGTGAGTTTGAAACTgggaaaatattttgttttgaatgtTCCAAAGGATGTTCTTCTTCCGAATCTAAAGATTCTTCATCTCCACTCAGTCAAAAGACTTCTCTCCGGCTGCCCCCATCTTGAAGATATGGTCACAAGGAAATGCGACCTGGGAAATATAAGGAACTTCCATATTTCACATCATTTGCTCAAGACATTGACTATACGTTACACGTATAATAGTTACCAGTGTTGGTTATGGATTAATGCCCCAAATCTAACCTCCTTGGAGTACTATGACCGTCTAGTAGCAGGGTATTCAATGGAGAATTTGCAATCTCTTACCAAAGCTGTTATCGATATATCTGCATGTAAAACTTTACGAGCTGACGCaacaaaaatttttaaagggATCTGTGATGTTCCTTCACTTGTTCTGTCAGATACTTCTCTCCAG CTTCTTTTAAGATGTGAACCGCTTCCTGTTTTTGAAAACTTGATCAAACTGGACTTACCTTGTCATCTTCGATTCCGATGTTCTAATGCATTCCAAAAAGGACTTGAAACTTTACTCTCAAGTTTGCCTGCCTtgaaaaacttgagttttatCAG GAAGTTCTCTGCTCTCTTCCAGAGAAAGTGCCTTCTTGTTTGTTGCATAAACTCAAGACCATCAAAATTACAAACTTTACAGATGAAAAAGATTGTATTGGAAAGGCCAAGTATATCCTAA